One Mycobacteroides abscessus ATCC 19977 genomic window carries:
- a CDS encoding glycoside hydrolase family 19 protein: MAVLRANVEFAKRIFQDRVGNDYVYGGNWNPFNLKVGTDCSGLVIDICDAVRNGTAMAWTRHGMSTESWRPIEVGQTGTIFNTICVASPNDFPADAAVKIAIHHGPGGGANSHMWCEVEGIRMESNGSDGCVTGNQARSVYDTSYANDWHYLPGPITGQVGVDPAGVLARATGLSVARASQILPAVSDGLKASQCTNVNRIAMWLAQVGHESAGFNATEEYASGAAYEGRADLGNTQPGDGVRFKGRSWIQITGRNNYAAFSRWCSGKGLVLSPTEFVDNPNRLAELRWAGIGAAWYWTVARPDINALSDRQDLETVTRRINGGTNGLADRRDRYNRALLQGDALLQLLTEPLDPIEELLMSDLQVESLSIYATPGEPLIPIVRMVQAIDAAEHRKLVEDWARTGDADALSRIARTAAGQGKFRDAATIAHAKAVLADIEATNPAVLQEFISQKGQS, encoded by the coding sequence ATGGCCGTCCTACGCGCGAATGTTGAGTTCGCGAAGCGGATTTTCCAGGACCGCGTCGGCAACGACTACGTGTACGGCGGCAACTGGAATCCGTTCAACCTCAAGGTCGGTACCGACTGCTCCGGTCTGGTCATTGACATCTGCGACGCTGTGCGCAACGGGACCGCGATGGCCTGGACCCGGCATGGGATGTCCACCGAGAGCTGGCGTCCGATCGAGGTAGGTCAGACCGGAACGATCTTCAACACCATATGCGTGGCGTCGCCGAATGACTTCCCGGCTGATGCTGCGGTGAAGATCGCCATCCATCACGGCCCCGGCGGTGGGGCGAACAGTCACATGTGGTGTGAGGTTGAGGGAATCCGCATGGAGTCCAACGGCTCCGATGGGTGTGTGACCGGGAACCAGGCGCGGTCCGTGTACGACACGAGCTATGCGAACGACTGGCACTACCTGCCCGGACCCATCACAGGCCAGGTAGGTGTCGATCCCGCAGGAGTGCTGGCACGTGCCACCGGGCTAAGTGTCGCGAGGGCTTCGCAGATCCTACCCGCGGTGTCGGACGGGCTCAAGGCTAGTCAGTGCACGAACGTCAATCGGATCGCGATGTGGCTGGCGCAGGTCGGCCACGAGTCAGCCGGCTTCAATGCCACCGAAGAGTATGCCTCCGGTGCCGCCTATGAAGGGCGTGCAGATCTGGGTAACACCCAACCCGGGGATGGGGTGCGGTTCAAGGGCCGCAGCTGGATTCAGATCACCGGCCGCAACAACTACGCAGCGTTCTCGCGGTGGTGTTCGGGTAAAGGACTCGTTCTGTCGCCAACGGAATTCGTTGATAACCCGAACCGACTGGCCGAACTGCGGTGGGCCGGTATAGGTGCGGCTTGGTACTGGACGGTCGCCCGCCCGGACATCAACGCCCTGTCGGATCGGCAGGACTTAGAGACCGTCACGCGCCGAATCAACGGCGGCACCAACGGCTTGGCTGATCGTCGCGACCGATACAACCGCGCCCTACTCCAGGGCGATGCGCTTCTGCAACTACTCACTGAACCGCTGGACCCGATTGAGGAGCTACTGATGTCAGACCTTCAGGTCGAATCCCTATCCATCTACGCCACCCCAGGTGAGCCGTTGATCCCGATTGTTCGCATGGTGCAGGCCATCGACGCCGCGGAGCACCGCAAGCTCGTCGAGGACTGGGCGCGCACCGGGGATGCAGACGCACTATCCCGTATCGCCCGCACCGCGGCGGGGCAAGGGAAGTTCCGTGACGCCGCCACCATCGCACACGCCAAAGCCGTGCTCGCTGACATTGAAGCCACTAACCCTGCAGTCCTGCAGGAGTTCATCTCTCAGAAGGGACAATCATGA
- a CDS encoding HNH endonuclease, with product MKWRYWGNRCWICGGNPTATDHVKPLSKGGAHMLCNLRPICKPCNSAKHDKWPYQRPIPADTSEDVAS from the coding sequence ATGAAGTGGCGCTACTGGGGTAATAGGTGCTGGATCTGCGGCGGGAATCCCACTGCGACTGATCACGTCAAGCCACTGAGCAAAGGCGGTGCCCATATGCTGTGCAACCTCAGGCCGATCTGCAAACCTTGCAACTCGGCAAAGCATGACAAGTGGCCGTATCAGCGTCCGATACCCGCTGATACTTCCGAAGATGTCGCGAGCTAG
- a CDS encoding DUF7213 family protein: protein MSEHPDELIQKYVEAMDQEPGWRVSDFVLMVGFERVQADGTIEHTYGVHEGENQSPWATHGLVANGIEHLERTE, encoded by the coding sequence ATGAGTGAACACCCTGACGAACTCATACAGAAGTACGTCGAAGCAATGGATCAAGAACCGGGCTGGCGGGTATCAGATTTCGTGCTCATGGTCGGGTTCGAGAGAGTCCAAGCGGACGGCACCATAGAGCACACTTACGGCGTGCATGAAGGTGAGAACCAATCGCCCTGGGCTACACACGGTTTAGTCGCCAACGGTATAGAACACCTAGAACGAACTGAGTGA
- a CDS encoding DUF7427 family protein: MALHPSDWAWITMAAGIVAYEIACPPGELLSDATARYGQSHMFLSSAVIGVVAVHLLRTTGLLRFIPEQLDLIHLLASLK, from the coding sequence ATGGCCTTACATCCATCTGATTGGGCGTGGATCACTATGGCTGCTGGGATCGTCGCCTACGAGATAGCTTGCCCACCCGGGGAACTGCTATCGGACGCCACTGCACGGTACGGGCAGTCCCACATGTTCCTCAGCTCCGCCGTGATCGGGGTAGTGGCCGTTCATCTGCTGCGCACCACCGGACTGCTGCGGTTCATCCCCGAACAGCTCGACCTAATCCATTTGTTGGCTTCACTGAAATGA
- a CDS encoding DUF2746 domain-containing protein, producing MNMADWQLPPLAQDGWGLATWVVIAFVVMCFLGILWTLQHFDLKAIRHQTENSHDTNLRDDIDEIREMVRDGMADIRSDISGIRKDIGGLRGELRTEREERIESDARIWRGPWKA from the coding sequence GTGAACATGGCCGACTGGCAGCTGCCGCCACTTGCTCAAGACGGCTGGGGCCTAGCGACCTGGGTAGTAATAGCATTCGTCGTCATGTGTTTCCTCGGCATCCTGTGGACGCTGCAACACTTCGACCTCAAAGCCATCCGGCACCAAACAGAGAACTCCCACGACACCAACCTGCGTGACGACATCGACGAGATACGCGAGATGGTCCGCGACGGAATGGCCGACATCCGCAGCGATATCTCCGGTATCCGAAAAGACATCGGAGGACTGCGCGGAGAGCTGCGCACCGAACGCGAAGAACGCATCGAATCCGACGCCCGCATATGGCGGGGACCCTGGAAGGCTTAG
- a CDS encoding site-specific integrase has translation MAGRPPLRIGQHGKISRQYVGGGVWVARCRYRDSDGVTRIVERRGPVDDFDKHGKLAEDALIEALSDRRLPADTDTIGYDTLVMALVDQHIGRLSDDGRSPATVATYKFASDKLRNFLGGVRVSEAHAARMDAALRSMRTAHGTTMARQAKTILQGGLQLAVMANVIPANPVRDVQSLRSKTRPKGATALSADQLRTLLAEIRASEYCAGNDLADPLIILMATGLRRSELLALRWSDFDANAGTLTVTGKLVRATGAGLQRIDEAKTAAGMRTVALPSFAVTALRHRQGRDYVGQQLMIFPSTAGTWRDPNNFGKQWRAVRDDLGVPGVTTHSFRKTMATLIDDNGLSARVGADQLGHAKVSMTQDRYMARGKVHHEVADLLDATISDE, from the coding sequence GTGGCAGGACGACCTCCGCTGCGAATTGGGCAGCACGGCAAGATCAGCCGACAGTATGTCGGCGGCGGCGTTTGGGTAGCGCGATGCCGCTATCGAGACAGTGACGGGGTCACACGAATCGTTGAACGACGCGGTCCGGTCGATGACTTCGACAAGCACGGCAAGCTAGCCGAGGATGCGCTCATCGAAGCACTGTCCGACCGTCGGCTTCCAGCTGATACTGACACCATCGGCTACGACACGCTCGTGATGGCGCTGGTCGATCAACACATCGGACGGTTGTCAGATGACGGCCGGTCCCCCGCCACTGTCGCTACGTACAAGTTCGCATCGGACAAACTCCGAAACTTCCTCGGCGGCGTACGAGTCAGCGAAGCTCACGCCGCGAGGATGGACGCGGCCCTACGGTCCATGCGTACCGCCCACGGCACAACGATGGCCAGGCAAGCGAAAACAATCCTGCAGGGTGGCCTCCAGCTTGCGGTCATGGCCAACGTGATCCCAGCCAATCCCGTACGTGACGTGCAATCGCTGCGAAGCAAGACACGGCCAAAGGGCGCAACAGCCCTGAGCGCTGATCAGTTGCGAACGCTACTCGCTGAGATCCGAGCATCCGAATACTGCGCAGGCAACGACCTCGCTGACCCACTCATCATTCTGATGGCGACCGGGCTCCGCCGATCCGAGTTATTGGCGTTGAGGTGGTCGGACTTCGACGCCAATGCAGGCACCCTCACAGTGACGGGCAAGTTGGTCCGTGCAACTGGTGCGGGTCTGCAGCGGATCGATGAGGCGAAGACGGCAGCAGGCATGCGCACGGTGGCGCTGCCTTCGTTTGCCGTCACTGCGCTTCGTCATCGGCAAGGGCGCGATTACGTCGGTCAGCAGCTGATGATCTTCCCGTCCACGGCGGGCACATGGCGCGACCCGAACAACTTCGGGAAACAGTGGCGTGCCGTACGCGACGACCTGGGCGTCCCCGGGGTCACTACCCACTCTTTCCGCAAGACGATGGCCACCCTGATCGATGACAACGGGTTGTCTGCACGGGTCGGAGCCGATCAGCTCGGACACGCGAAAGTCAGCATGACGCAGGACCGCTACATGGCCAGGGGCAAGGTGCATCACGAGGTCGCAGACCTGCTAGACGCCACCATAAGCGATGAATAA
- a CDS encoding helix-turn-helix transcriptional regulator has protein sequence MSETNESIWLSRKELAERLNVPAKTPAEWATKRTGPRYARFGRHVRYRLSDVVAWENSLLSDADAVLDAR, from the coding sequence ATGAGCGAAACGAACGAATCGATCTGGCTGAGCAGGAAAGAACTTGCCGAGCGCCTCAATGTACCGGCGAAGACTCCAGCGGAGTGGGCGACGAAGCGAACTGGACCGCGCTACGCACGGTTCGGCAGGCACGTCCGCTACCGCTTGTCCGACGTTGTGGCATGGGAAAATTCCCTGTTGTCGGACGCTGACGCCGTGCTCGACGCACGCTAG